Proteins co-encoded in one Ciconia boyciana chromosome 14, ASM3463844v1, whole genome shotgun sequence genomic window:
- the ASXL1 gene encoding polycomb group protein ASXL1 isoform X1 — MKEMKQRRKKGRTWAEAARLVLENYSDAPMTPKQILQVIEAEGLKEMSGTSPLACLNAMLHSNSRGGDGLFYKLPGRISLFTLKKDALQWSRNLSVPEGEELEDTADAESCESNEASTVSGDNDVSLDETSSNASCSTESQSKGPATTRESYRTASQTTKQKKKTGVMLPRVVLTPLKVNGAHMESASGFTGRHADGESSSTSSSSSSSLALCKATLRSRTEINRDPPQLLRGIRKPTAGQMKRNRGEDIDFETPGSILVNTNLRALINSRTFNALPSQFQQQLLYLLPEVDRQVGADGLMRLSGSALNNEFFTHAAQSWRERLADGEFTHEMQVRIRQEMEKEKRVEQWKEKFFEDYYGQKLGLTQEESQEQNLVQEDAENRTGLSVKGEARLPRSPSTRQRDGHFKKRSRADLRCRARRSLYKLREPEQTETSKETASVGPDSSLHKETKPEIDLKKDELTSPSAAVLKPESSELYLSPEASKLHSKSEDLSLAAANRIPSLPQENSARESKDQKRKCFEEAASASFPEKKPRLEDRQSFRNTIESVHPEKPQPTKEEPKVPPIRIQLSRIKPPWVVKGQPAYQICPRIIPNTEPSSRGRTGARTLADIKARALQARAQREAATAAIGGGGGPGGGRSTDEGGGGGESSSRTGHRRSKRTHGKRSSDLQRTQLLSSLHLNGEKANSEVAAQEASTNSFLSSRQDPFSSKSEGSGVLERTAGTSSGEAQPGGGSPRRQFCDALIGSSSDNATSERQEESPEQLVCDPRTETPSCVASQERQSTKLKRVVPPVNGLSCSQVQGAVISPVGDRVVPELKDASAPAVQLDYHSDVKEYSSSCPALLPELSSGGKECQEPEMVSRFRFNGCKTFVEKCVADSDNSKTVTPGVEKAVPALYNFSHLQAEEESDGKLSNEEQNTGSLVKPSLHDDFISQNRIDTSEKLLQLRERCPRTEPENARQPLRETPEFKTNGDDEVQSTHSETTDTASDFEGDVADENIEMDVCFRSVSCREVAGKESSCHSSTERCGRIRSKSSVETDSLAYAMDFPAVAAMSTAPPSQRWGPHAPLPQKPERPTGAARPVSSVETNNPLVVQLLKGNLPLEEVLPVSHANIKLEITQPPLDKQSESLSLQMERGSSCYFGKESSPDVGIKTSALSRSDDFHSVRSSIDPQEKKCGSGAALPGAEDAEDRSIPEKHSNVGSTLSCQDQLANVASASQKPEEMGPRERTFSSCSFEEQKELPKVHRVPQRNPLTSVITNKSPEKLNASTEPQFLSPTVTPLGPNQTGGTSVNKNYVGVQGKKLFGSGFPCNPSVRLHHSRALDQVSAMGTLSPSKQIPLNKSCASGEGMPAARDEWTSKQQTNTLGGVKNENVLACGSPAKSNAENRKDAAQSPVELTEHLQSVPLVMDLPFFKFSREPGKGHNHPLEPSSIPSQLNIKQAFYGKLSKLQLNSTSFNYSSNTPAFPRSLAGSMMQLTHKANFAANHNTSLSVQMFADSSSVDEISFKCSCSLKAMIMCKGCGAFCHDDCIGPSKLCVLCLVVR; from the exons TGGTCTCGGAATCTGTCTGTGCCAGAaggggaggagctggaggatACAGCAGATGCAGAAAGTTGTGAGTCCAATGAAGCAAGCACTGTGAGTGGTGATAATGATG TGTCTCTTGATGAAACCTCCTCTAATGCCTCGTGTTCCACCGAATCACAGAGCAAGGGACCCGCTACTACCAGGGAGAGCTACAGAACCGCCTCCCAG acaaccaaacaaaagaaaaagactggtGTAATGCTGCCACGTGTTGTCTTAACACCACTGAAAGTAAATGGGGCACACATGGAGTCTGCCTCTG GCTTCACAGGAAGGCATGCTGATGGGGAGAGCAGTAGCacatccagcagcagcagcagctctttggCCCTGTGCAAAGCCACCTTGCgtagcagaacagaaataaacaggGATCCTCCACAGCTTCTGAGAGGTATCCGAAAGCCCACGGCTG GGCAAATGAAACGAAACAGGGGTGAGGATATTGACTTTGAAACACCTGGTTCCATTCTTGTCAATACAAACCTGCGAGCTCTGATAAACTCCAGAACCTTTAATGCGCTCCCATCGcagtttcagcagcagcttctttaCCTCCTTCCAGAAGTTGATAGACAG GTTGGGGCTGACGGGCTGATGCGTCTCAGTGGCAGTGCTCTGAATAATGAATTCTTCACCCACGCCGCGCAGAGCTGGAGAGAACGACTAGCTGATG GTGAATTCACCCATGAGATGCAAGTTCGAATTCGGcaggagatggaaaaggaaaagagagtgGAGCAATGGAAAGAGAAGTTCTTTGAGGACTACTATGGACAAAA GTTGGGCTTGACCCAAGAAGAATCCCAGGAGCAGAATTTGGTGCAAGAAGATGCTGAGAACAGGACAGGACTGTCTGTGAAAGGAGAAGCAAGGCTGCCGCGCAGTCCTTCTACACGGCAGAGAGATGGGCACTTCAAGAAACGCTCCCGGGCCGACCTGCGatgcagagccaggaggagcCTGTACAAATTGCGTGAACCTGAGCAAACAGAGACTTCCAAAGAGACTGCTTCTGTGGGGCCAGATTCGTCTCTTCATAAAGAGACAAAGCCTGAGATAGACCTGAAGAAAGATGAGCTGACGAGCCCTTCGGCTGCAGTACTGAAGCCGGAGAGTTCAGAATTGTACCTCTCTCCAGAGGCTTCCAAATTACACAGTAAATCGGAAGATCTGTCATTGGCAGCTGCAAACAGAATTCCCAGCTTGCCCCAGGAGAACTCTGCTCGGGAGTCAAAGGACCAGAAGAGGAAATGCTTTGAGGAGGCTGCCTCTGCATCCTTCCCCGAAAAGAAGCCCCGGCTTGAAGATCGTCAGTCCTTTCGTAACACAATTGAAAGTGTTCACCCAGAAAAGCCACAGCCTACTAAAGAGGAGCCAAAAGTCCCACCCATCCGG atTCAACTTTCACGTATTAAACCACCCTGGGTGGTTAAAGGTCAGCCCGCTTACCAGATATGCCCCAGGATCATCCCCAACACGGAGCCCTCCAGCCGGGGCAGGACTGGGGCCAGAACACTCGCAGACATTAAAGCCCGTGCTTTGCAAGCCCGAGCCCAGCGAGAAGCTGCTACAGCTGCCATTGGAGGTGGGGGTGGCCCAGGTGGAGGGAGAAGCACTGACGAAGGAGGTGGTGGAGGAGAATCCAGCAGCCGGACAGGGCACAGGAGATCAAAGAGAACTCATGGAAAGCGTTCGTCAGATCTACAGCGAACACAATTACTGTCGTCTCTCCATCTGAACGGAGAAAAGGCTAACTCTGAGGTGGCTGCTCAGGAGGCTAGCACAAATTCCTTCCTCTCTTCAAGACAAGACCCCTTTTCTTCAAAGAGCGAGGGAAGTGGCGTTCTGGAACGCACTGCAGGCACTAGCTCAGGGGAAGCTCAGCCTGGTGGTGGTTCACCTAGAAGGCAGTTCTGCGATGCTTTGATTGGGTCGTCCTCAGACAATGCGACTTctgagaggcaggaggaaagccctgagcagctcGTCTGTGACCCAAGGACCGAAACCCCATCTTGTGTTGCATCACAGGAGAGGCAAAGTACAAAGCTGAAACGCGTGGTTCCTCCAGTAAACGGTCTGTCTTGTTCTCAGGTGCAGGGAGCCGTGATCAGTCCTGTGGGAGATAGGGTTGTGCCAGAACTCAAAGATGCCAGCGCTCCCGCCGTACAGCTGGATTATCATTCTGACGTAAAGGAATATTCCTCCAGTTGTCCCGCTCTTCTGCCAGAATTGTCATCAGGCGGTAAAGAATGCCAGGAGCCAGAAATGGTATCTAGATTTAGATTTAACGGCTGCAAAACGTTTGTGGAAAAATGTGTCGCTGATAGTGATAACTCAAAGACAGTGACTCCTGGAGTGGAGAAAGCAGTCCCTGCACTGTATAACTTTTCAcacctgcaggcagaggaagagagtgATGGCAAACTAAGTAATGAAGAACAGAATACAGGGTCTCTGGTGAAACCCTCTTTACACGATGACTTTATTTCTCAGAATAGGATAGATACCTCTGAAAAACTTCTGCAGCTGAGGGAGAGGTGCCCCAGAACAGAACCAGAAAATGCACGTCAGCCACTGAGAGAGACTCCAGAGTTCAAGACGAACGGAGATGATGAAGTACAGAGTACACACAGTGAAACAACAGATACTGCTTCAGATTTTGAAGGTGACGTAGCTGATGAGAATATAGAGATGGATGTATGCTTCAGAAGTGTCAGCTGTAGGGAGGTGGCTGGGAAAGAATCCTCCTGTCACAGCAGCACTGAGAGATGTGGTAGGATTAGATCAAAGTCGTCTGTGGAAACAGATAGTCTGGCCTATGCTATGGACTTCCCTGCAGTCGCAGCGATGAGCACTGCACCTCCATCTCAGAGATGGGGACCACATGCACCATTGCCTCAGAAACCCGAGCGGCCGACAGGTGCTGCTCGGCCCGTGTCCTCTGTTGAAACCAACAACCCTTTGGTGGTGCAGCTGCTTAAGGGGAACCTTCCACTGGAAGAAGTTCTCCCAGTATCTCACGCCAACATCAAGCTGGAAATCACGCAGCCACCGCTGGACAAGCAGTCAGAAAGCCTGTCCCTGCAAATGGAGAGAGGTAGCAGTTGCTATTTTGGCAAAGAATCTTCACCAGATGTAGGAATAAAGACGAGTGCCCTAAGCAGGAGTGATGACTTCCACTCAGTGAGATCTTCCATAGATCCCCAGGAGAAGAAGTGCGGATCAGGGGCAGCGTTGCCTGGAGCAGAGGATGCGGAGGATCGGTCTATTCCAGAAAAACATTCCAACGTTGGGTCGACTTTAAGCTGCCAAGACCAACTGGCAAATGTGGCAAGTGCCTCTCAGAAGCCTGAAGAGATGGGCCCTCgggaaagaacattttcttcctgtagctTTGAGGAGCAAAAGGAGTTGCCCAAGGTCCATCGGGTGCCACAGCGCAACCCATTAACAAGTGTCATCACAAATAAAAGTCCGGAGAAGTTGAATGCCTCTACGGAGCCTCAGTTTTTATCTCCAACTGTAACGCCTCTTGGTCCAAATCAGACAGGGGGTACATCGGtcaataaaaattatgttggAGTTCAAGGCAAAAAACTCTTTGGTTCTGGTTTTCCTTGCAACCCCAGTGTTAGACTCCATCACTCCAGGGCTTTGGATCAAGTTTCAGCCATGGGAACCTTGTCGCCCAGCAAACAGATTCCTCTGAACAAGAGCTGTGCATCAGGAGAAGGAATGCCAGCTGCAAGGGACGAATGGACTTCAAAGCAGCAGACCAACACCCTGGGAGGAGTAAAAAATGAGAATGTGTTGGCCTGTGGCAGCCCAGCCAAGAGTAACGCGGAGAACCGGAAGGATGCAGCACAAAGCCCCGTGGAGCTGACTGAGCATTTGCAAAGTGTTCCGCTGGTCATGGACTTgccattttttaagttttcGAGGGAACCAGGAAAAGGACACAATCACCCTTTGGAGCCTTCTTCCATACCCTCTCAGCTCAATATCAAGCAAGCGTTTTATGGGAAGCTTTCTAAGCTGCAGCTTAATTCCACCAGCTTTAATTATTCATCCAACACTCCAGCTTTTCCCAGAAGTCTTGCTGGAAGCATGATGCAGCTAACCCACAAAGCGAACTTTGCTGCAAACCATAATACGTCCCTTTCTGTGCAGATGTTTGCTGATAGCAGCAGTGTTGACGAGATATCGTTCAAGTGCTCGTGCAGCCTTAAAGCCATGATCATGTGTAAAGGCTGCGGGGCGTTCTGTCACGATGACTGTATAGGACCCTCTAAGCTTTGTGTATTGTGCCTTGTGGTGAGATAA
- the ASXL1 gene encoding polycomb group protein ASXL1 isoform X2 yields MKEMKQRRKKGRTWAEAARLVLENYSDAPMTPKQILQVIEAEGLKEMSGTSPLACLNAMLHSNSRGGDGLFYKLPGRISLFTLKKDALQWSRNLSVPEGEELEDTADAESCESNEASTVSGDNDVSLDETSSNASCSTESQSKGPATTRESYRTASQTTKQKKKTGVMLPRVVLTPLKVNGAHMESASGFTGRHADGESSSTSSSSSSSLALCKATLRSRTEINRDPPQLLRGQMKRNRGEDIDFETPGSILVNTNLRALINSRTFNALPSQFQQQLLYLLPEVDRQVGADGLMRLSGSALNNEFFTHAAQSWRERLADGEFTHEMQVRIRQEMEKEKRVEQWKEKFFEDYYGQKLGLTQEESQEQNLVQEDAENRTGLSVKGEARLPRSPSTRQRDGHFKKRSRADLRCRARRSLYKLREPEQTETSKETASVGPDSSLHKETKPEIDLKKDELTSPSAAVLKPESSELYLSPEASKLHSKSEDLSLAAANRIPSLPQENSARESKDQKRKCFEEAASASFPEKKPRLEDRQSFRNTIESVHPEKPQPTKEEPKVPPIRIQLSRIKPPWVVKGQPAYQICPRIIPNTEPSSRGRTGARTLADIKARALQARAQREAATAAIGGGGGPGGGRSTDEGGGGGESSSRTGHRRSKRTHGKRSSDLQRTQLLSSLHLNGEKANSEVAAQEASTNSFLSSRQDPFSSKSEGSGVLERTAGTSSGEAQPGGGSPRRQFCDALIGSSSDNATSERQEESPEQLVCDPRTETPSCVASQERQSTKLKRVVPPVNGLSCSQVQGAVISPVGDRVVPELKDASAPAVQLDYHSDVKEYSSSCPALLPELSSGGKECQEPEMVSRFRFNGCKTFVEKCVADSDNSKTVTPGVEKAVPALYNFSHLQAEEESDGKLSNEEQNTGSLVKPSLHDDFISQNRIDTSEKLLQLRERCPRTEPENARQPLRETPEFKTNGDDEVQSTHSETTDTASDFEGDVADENIEMDVCFRSVSCREVAGKESSCHSSTERCGRIRSKSSVETDSLAYAMDFPAVAAMSTAPPSQRWGPHAPLPQKPERPTGAARPVSSVETNNPLVVQLLKGNLPLEEVLPVSHANIKLEITQPPLDKQSESLSLQMERGSSCYFGKESSPDVGIKTSALSRSDDFHSVRSSIDPQEKKCGSGAALPGAEDAEDRSIPEKHSNVGSTLSCQDQLANVASASQKPEEMGPRERTFSSCSFEEQKELPKVHRVPQRNPLTSVITNKSPEKLNASTEPQFLSPTVTPLGPNQTGGTSVNKNYVGVQGKKLFGSGFPCNPSVRLHHSRALDQVSAMGTLSPSKQIPLNKSCASGEGMPAARDEWTSKQQTNTLGGVKNENVLACGSPAKSNAENRKDAAQSPVELTEHLQSVPLVMDLPFFKFSREPGKGHNHPLEPSSIPSQLNIKQAFYGKLSKLQLNSTSFNYSSNTPAFPRSLAGSMMQLTHKANFAANHNTSLSVQMFADSSSVDEISFKCSCSLKAMIMCKGCGAFCHDDCIGPSKLCVLCLVVR; encoded by the exons TGGTCTCGGAATCTGTCTGTGCCAGAaggggaggagctggaggatACAGCAGATGCAGAAAGTTGTGAGTCCAATGAAGCAAGCACTGTGAGTGGTGATAATGATG TGTCTCTTGATGAAACCTCCTCTAATGCCTCGTGTTCCACCGAATCACAGAGCAAGGGACCCGCTACTACCAGGGAGAGCTACAGAACCGCCTCCCAG acaaccaaacaaaagaaaaagactggtGTAATGCTGCCACGTGTTGTCTTAACACCACTGAAAGTAAATGGGGCACACATGGAGTCTGCCTCTG GCTTCACAGGAAGGCATGCTGATGGGGAGAGCAGTAGCacatccagcagcagcagcagctctttggCCCTGTGCAAAGCCACCTTGCgtagcagaacagaaataaacaggGATCCTCCACAGCTTCTGAGAG GGCAAATGAAACGAAACAGGGGTGAGGATATTGACTTTGAAACACCTGGTTCCATTCTTGTCAATACAAACCTGCGAGCTCTGATAAACTCCAGAACCTTTAATGCGCTCCCATCGcagtttcagcagcagcttctttaCCTCCTTCCAGAAGTTGATAGACAG GTTGGGGCTGACGGGCTGATGCGTCTCAGTGGCAGTGCTCTGAATAATGAATTCTTCACCCACGCCGCGCAGAGCTGGAGAGAACGACTAGCTGATG GTGAATTCACCCATGAGATGCAAGTTCGAATTCGGcaggagatggaaaaggaaaagagagtgGAGCAATGGAAAGAGAAGTTCTTTGAGGACTACTATGGACAAAA GTTGGGCTTGACCCAAGAAGAATCCCAGGAGCAGAATTTGGTGCAAGAAGATGCTGAGAACAGGACAGGACTGTCTGTGAAAGGAGAAGCAAGGCTGCCGCGCAGTCCTTCTACACGGCAGAGAGATGGGCACTTCAAGAAACGCTCCCGGGCCGACCTGCGatgcagagccaggaggagcCTGTACAAATTGCGTGAACCTGAGCAAACAGAGACTTCCAAAGAGACTGCTTCTGTGGGGCCAGATTCGTCTCTTCATAAAGAGACAAAGCCTGAGATAGACCTGAAGAAAGATGAGCTGACGAGCCCTTCGGCTGCAGTACTGAAGCCGGAGAGTTCAGAATTGTACCTCTCTCCAGAGGCTTCCAAATTACACAGTAAATCGGAAGATCTGTCATTGGCAGCTGCAAACAGAATTCCCAGCTTGCCCCAGGAGAACTCTGCTCGGGAGTCAAAGGACCAGAAGAGGAAATGCTTTGAGGAGGCTGCCTCTGCATCCTTCCCCGAAAAGAAGCCCCGGCTTGAAGATCGTCAGTCCTTTCGTAACACAATTGAAAGTGTTCACCCAGAAAAGCCACAGCCTACTAAAGAGGAGCCAAAAGTCCCACCCATCCGG atTCAACTTTCACGTATTAAACCACCCTGGGTGGTTAAAGGTCAGCCCGCTTACCAGATATGCCCCAGGATCATCCCCAACACGGAGCCCTCCAGCCGGGGCAGGACTGGGGCCAGAACACTCGCAGACATTAAAGCCCGTGCTTTGCAAGCCCGAGCCCAGCGAGAAGCTGCTACAGCTGCCATTGGAGGTGGGGGTGGCCCAGGTGGAGGGAGAAGCACTGACGAAGGAGGTGGTGGAGGAGAATCCAGCAGCCGGACAGGGCACAGGAGATCAAAGAGAACTCATGGAAAGCGTTCGTCAGATCTACAGCGAACACAATTACTGTCGTCTCTCCATCTGAACGGAGAAAAGGCTAACTCTGAGGTGGCTGCTCAGGAGGCTAGCACAAATTCCTTCCTCTCTTCAAGACAAGACCCCTTTTCTTCAAAGAGCGAGGGAAGTGGCGTTCTGGAACGCACTGCAGGCACTAGCTCAGGGGAAGCTCAGCCTGGTGGTGGTTCACCTAGAAGGCAGTTCTGCGATGCTTTGATTGGGTCGTCCTCAGACAATGCGACTTctgagaggcaggaggaaagccctgagcagctcGTCTGTGACCCAAGGACCGAAACCCCATCTTGTGTTGCATCACAGGAGAGGCAAAGTACAAAGCTGAAACGCGTGGTTCCTCCAGTAAACGGTCTGTCTTGTTCTCAGGTGCAGGGAGCCGTGATCAGTCCTGTGGGAGATAGGGTTGTGCCAGAACTCAAAGATGCCAGCGCTCCCGCCGTACAGCTGGATTATCATTCTGACGTAAAGGAATATTCCTCCAGTTGTCCCGCTCTTCTGCCAGAATTGTCATCAGGCGGTAAAGAATGCCAGGAGCCAGAAATGGTATCTAGATTTAGATTTAACGGCTGCAAAACGTTTGTGGAAAAATGTGTCGCTGATAGTGATAACTCAAAGACAGTGACTCCTGGAGTGGAGAAAGCAGTCCCTGCACTGTATAACTTTTCAcacctgcaggcagaggaagagagtgATGGCAAACTAAGTAATGAAGAACAGAATACAGGGTCTCTGGTGAAACCCTCTTTACACGATGACTTTATTTCTCAGAATAGGATAGATACCTCTGAAAAACTTCTGCAGCTGAGGGAGAGGTGCCCCAGAACAGAACCAGAAAATGCACGTCAGCCACTGAGAGAGACTCCAGAGTTCAAGACGAACGGAGATGATGAAGTACAGAGTACACACAGTGAAACAACAGATACTGCTTCAGATTTTGAAGGTGACGTAGCTGATGAGAATATAGAGATGGATGTATGCTTCAGAAGTGTCAGCTGTAGGGAGGTGGCTGGGAAAGAATCCTCCTGTCACAGCAGCACTGAGAGATGTGGTAGGATTAGATCAAAGTCGTCTGTGGAAACAGATAGTCTGGCCTATGCTATGGACTTCCCTGCAGTCGCAGCGATGAGCACTGCACCTCCATCTCAGAGATGGGGACCACATGCACCATTGCCTCAGAAACCCGAGCGGCCGACAGGTGCTGCTCGGCCCGTGTCCTCTGTTGAAACCAACAACCCTTTGGTGGTGCAGCTGCTTAAGGGGAACCTTCCACTGGAAGAAGTTCTCCCAGTATCTCACGCCAACATCAAGCTGGAAATCACGCAGCCACCGCTGGACAAGCAGTCAGAAAGCCTGTCCCTGCAAATGGAGAGAGGTAGCAGTTGCTATTTTGGCAAAGAATCTTCACCAGATGTAGGAATAAAGACGAGTGCCCTAAGCAGGAGTGATGACTTCCACTCAGTGAGATCTTCCATAGATCCCCAGGAGAAGAAGTGCGGATCAGGGGCAGCGTTGCCTGGAGCAGAGGATGCGGAGGATCGGTCTATTCCAGAAAAACATTCCAACGTTGGGTCGACTTTAAGCTGCCAAGACCAACTGGCAAATGTGGCAAGTGCCTCTCAGAAGCCTGAAGAGATGGGCCCTCgggaaagaacattttcttcctgtagctTTGAGGAGCAAAAGGAGTTGCCCAAGGTCCATCGGGTGCCACAGCGCAACCCATTAACAAGTGTCATCACAAATAAAAGTCCGGAGAAGTTGAATGCCTCTACGGAGCCTCAGTTTTTATCTCCAACTGTAACGCCTCTTGGTCCAAATCAGACAGGGGGTACATCGGtcaataaaaattatgttggAGTTCAAGGCAAAAAACTCTTTGGTTCTGGTTTTCCTTGCAACCCCAGTGTTAGACTCCATCACTCCAGGGCTTTGGATCAAGTTTCAGCCATGGGAACCTTGTCGCCCAGCAAACAGATTCCTCTGAACAAGAGCTGTGCATCAGGAGAAGGAATGCCAGCTGCAAGGGACGAATGGACTTCAAAGCAGCAGACCAACACCCTGGGAGGAGTAAAAAATGAGAATGTGTTGGCCTGTGGCAGCCCAGCCAAGAGTAACGCGGAGAACCGGAAGGATGCAGCACAAAGCCCCGTGGAGCTGACTGAGCATTTGCAAAGTGTTCCGCTGGTCATGGACTTgccattttttaagttttcGAGGGAACCAGGAAAAGGACACAATCACCCTTTGGAGCCTTCTTCCATACCCTCTCAGCTCAATATCAAGCAAGCGTTTTATGGGAAGCTTTCTAAGCTGCAGCTTAATTCCACCAGCTTTAATTATTCATCCAACACTCCAGCTTTTCCCAGAAGTCTTGCTGGAAGCATGATGCAGCTAACCCACAAAGCGAACTTTGCTGCAAACCATAATACGTCCCTTTCTGTGCAGATGTTTGCTGATAGCAGCAGTGTTGACGAGATATCGTTCAAGTGCTCGTGCAGCCTTAAAGCCATGATCATGTGTAAAGGCTGCGGGGCGTTCTGTCACGATGACTGTATAGGACCCTCTAAGCTTTGTGTATTGTGCCTTGTGGTGAGATAA